In a genomic window of Ralstonia nicotianae:
- a CDS encoding TadE/TadG family type IV pilus assembly protein produces the protein MHSQSNRRTARRMAGTAAVEFSLVFPLLLLVVFGVIEFGTALYDKSVVTNASREAARAGVVLHTPSLTSGQIQTVASNYCTNKLVTYGKASNCSFPGTITPCSVSGNQLTVQVAYTFNGLVLGPMIAPFTGPLTINATTTMLCE, from the coding sequence ATGCATTCCCAATCCAACCGTCGCACGGCTCGCAGAATGGCCGGCACCGCCGCCGTGGAATTCTCGCTGGTCTTTCCGCTGCTGCTGCTCGTGGTGTTCGGCGTGATCGAGTTCGGTACCGCGCTCTATGACAAGTCCGTCGTCACCAACGCCAGCCGCGAGGCCGCGCGGGCGGGCGTGGTGCTGCACACGCCCTCGCTCACCTCGGGCCAGATCCAGACGGTGGCCTCGAATTACTGCACCAACAAGCTGGTGACCTACGGCAAGGCCTCGAACTGCTCGTTCCCCGGCACCATCACGCCCTGCTCCGTCAGCGGCAACCAGCTGACCGTGCAGGTGGCCTACACCTTCAACGGCCTGGTGCTCGGCCCGATGATCGCGCCGTTCACCGGACCGCTGACCATCAACGCCACCACCACGATGCTGTGCGAATGA